In the Mycolicibacter sp. MU0102 genome, one interval contains:
- a CDS encoding DUF732 domain-containing protein, with product MRGFMSKAGAGAGLVGLIATTGLAAPAQASPVDTSFLSDLAGAGIPVADPGATAALGQSVCPMLTEPAGTAASVAAPVAGLGGGPSMSPQMAQLFTEIAVQIYCPQMLSQLANGQLPELPQIPGMSVGIPGLSGGIPTIPAIPGF from the coding sequence ATGCGAGGCTTCATGAGCAAGGCGGGCGCGGGGGCGGGTTTAGTAGGCCTGATCGCTACCACAGGGTTGGCGGCACCGGCGCAGGCGAGCCCGGTAGACACCTCGTTCCTGTCCGATCTGGCCGGCGCCGGCATACCGGTTGCCGACCCCGGCGCCACGGCTGCTCTGGGCCAATCCGTGTGCCCGATGCTGACCGAGCCCGCCGGCACCGCAGCATCTGTGGCGGCCCCGGTCGCCGGACTGGGCGGCGGACCCAGCATGTCGCCCCAGATGGCGCAGCTGTTCACCGAGATCGCCGTGCAGATCTACTGCCCGCAGATGCTGTCTCAACTGGCCAACGGCCAGCTGCCGGAGCTGCCGCAGATACCGGGAATGTCGGTCGGCATCCCCGGCTTGTCCGGTGGAATCCCCACCATCCCAGCTATTCCCGGGTTCTAG
- a CDS encoding cyclopropane mycolic acid synthase family methyltransferase produces MTDTPAAKTLRPHFADVQAHYDLSDDFFALFQDPTRTYSCAYFEPPELSLAQAQIAKIDLNLDKLDLQPGMTLLDIGCGWGSTMKRALERYDVNVIGLTLSKNQHVYAQRLLDVVDTDRERRILLHGWEEFDQPVDRIVSIEAFEHFGHERYDDFFARCFDILPADGRMTIQSSVSYHPYDLNARGKKLTFETARFIKFILTEIFPGGRLPTTDMMVEHGQKAGFTVPEALSLRPHYIKTLQIWADALEANKESAIEIQSDEVYQRYLKYLRGCEYYFIDEVLDVSLVSYLKPGAATSS; encoded by the coding sequence ATGACTGATACTCCGGCCGCCAAGACCTTACGGCCGCATTTTGCGGACGTCCAAGCTCACTACGACCTCTCCGATGACTTCTTCGCGCTGTTCCAGGACCCGACCCGGACCTACAGCTGTGCCTATTTCGAGCCGCCGGAGCTGTCACTGGCACAGGCTCAGATCGCCAAGATCGACCTCAATCTCGACAAGCTCGACCTGCAGCCCGGAATGACGCTGCTCGACATCGGCTGCGGCTGGGGTTCGACGATGAAGCGGGCGCTAGAGCGCTACGACGTCAACGTCATCGGGCTCACCCTGTCGAAGAACCAGCATGTCTACGCGCAGCGGCTACTGGACGTCGTCGACACCGATCGCGAGCGGCGGATACTGCTGCACGGGTGGGAAGAGTTCGATCAGCCGGTCGACCGGATCGTTTCGATCGAGGCGTTCGAGCATTTCGGGCACGAGCGCTACGACGATTTCTTCGCGCGGTGTTTCGACATCCTGCCCGCGGACGGACGAATGACGATCCAGAGCAGCGTCAGCTATCACCCCTACGATCTGAACGCGCGCGGCAAGAAGCTGACGTTCGAGACCGCCCGATTCATCAAGTTCATCCTCACCGAGATCTTTCCCGGTGGGCGACTGCCCACCACCGACATGATGGTGGAGCACGGCCAGAAGGCCGGTTTCACTGTTCCCGAAGCGCTTTCGCTGCGGCCGCATTACATCAAGACCCTGCAGATCTGGGCCGACGCGTTGGAAGCCAACAAGGAATCGGCCATCGAGATTCAGTCCGACGAGGTGTATCAGCGCTACCTGAAGTACTTGCGCGGCTGCGAGTACTACTTCATCGACGAAGTCCTCGACGTCAGCCTGGTCAGCTACCTCAAGCCTGGCGCCGCGACGTCCTCCTAG